In the genome of Streptomyces sp. V2I9, one region contains:
- a CDS encoding LamG domain-containing protein: MGAAMLGGLLAPAGSAAASEAERPEAVSHTPADEAGKGKAFWEDDRLPEASAEQKASRAAAEAGRRVEVAGLTTETGQVFANPDGTFTAESSASIERVRRGTGWAAVDTTLVRADDGTLAPKAALDMTLSGGGDKAPLVRFERGGHSYEVHSPWTLPEPVLDGSHAVYTSVRPDVDLVVQVLPDGFTQNLVVHTPQAAAALKSIRYPVRADGLTVRNHDGAVSLVDDGGHPAFINSAPLMWDAGTPGSDAGTAAGARSAAGTRSALAAEAGPVDPVDAVSPPADARTAIAGMAAGQDELTVVPDQEFLADPKTTYPVVIDPPTVAGKLTGWTALWSNESSSTFWNTSHALGVGYDAYVDNKKARSLFQFDTRSVAGKKILHADFSAYEIWSANCEKRNIELWRTGSISSSTKWSSSLSWSSKVDTVSAAKGHSSSCPDGTVEFDATAAVAYTAKAKSTTTTLGLRASESDPIAWKQFMSPKDADSTTGRKPVLSITYVSPPTAKPSSVKMSDPNVSCSASSSPAIIRDTTPRLTATPTSSDGSKAVLRPNFELYAGSSTSPTSLKPSTWTASGTAGTMPTATLAENTTYHFRARTEYKYTYGGTTGYLYGPWSSSCYFKVDSKGPPKPTVTSVNNQYPECAGTSCASSPETGSVGMTGRFTIGAGATDVRRFVTHLNGVKVEDKTYTADTASHTVTITPDKRLTNTLRVQTFDAAGNPGETRDYLFNVARAAAPVGVWKFDEGTGTAAANTQGTAHHLTVTGGSWTDKARLGKGFRSTAGDGYAAAAGPIVDTTGNFAVSSWVKLNSKTQSTVMQQRGTKTGGFQLYYSTAYDRWIFNRYDKDATDDGGATIVRAIGTKPPVLGAWTHLLGVYDRQAQKIRLYVNGTLNAETAFTTPWAANGPFEIGRWGTSNQLDAEVDQAAVFNRVVYPDELPGLTNLENPDTGHPQAELLAHWALDESAGTTGLDSSGRGNTLSLQSGSTFTTTDDYAHGNVLSLDADVLGRATAPVKLDASGSFTVAGWVNLESQSKLEDTTVAHSPTVFSHPGANRNAFRLWYRQEAGESVGDWNFGVYATDVLEGPAATTVSDEVNPPGGWIHVAGVFDSANRSAKLYVTGERQGDEEGVLVDDVFQSSGPLMIGGARRHDTGAWGNALPGQLDDMRVYAGVLSEAEITQLSIADEPPVDIG; the protein is encoded by the coding sequence GTGGGTGCGGCGATGCTGGGGGGCCTGCTGGCACCGGCGGGGAGCGCGGCGGCGAGCGAAGCCGAACGTCCCGAGGCGGTCTCCCACACGCCGGCGGACGAAGCCGGCAAGGGGAAGGCCTTCTGGGAGGACGACCGGCTGCCCGAGGCATCGGCCGAGCAGAAGGCGTCGCGCGCCGCGGCCGAGGCGGGGCGCCGGGTCGAGGTCGCCGGTCTGACGACCGAGACCGGTCAGGTCTTCGCCAACCCTGACGGTACGTTCACCGCGGAGAGCTCCGCGTCGATCGAGCGGGTGCGCCGGGGAACGGGCTGGGCGGCCGTGGACACCACCCTCGTCCGGGCCGACGACGGGACCCTGGCGCCGAAGGCGGCGCTGGACATGACGTTGTCCGGCGGTGGGGACAAGGCCCCGCTGGTCCGCTTCGAGCGAGGGGGGCACTCGTACGAGGTCCACTCGCCCTGGACACTGCCGGAGCCGGTCCTGGACGGCTCGCACGCCGTGTACACGTCGGTGCGCCCCGACGTCGACCTGGTGGTCCAGGTCCTGCCCGACGGCTTCACCCAGAACCTGGTGGTGCACACGCCGCAGGCCGCGGCGGCGCTCAAGTCCATTCGCTACCCGGTCAGGGCCGACGGGTTGACCGTACGCAACCACGACGGCGCCGTGTCCCTGGTGGATGACGGCGGACACCCCGCGTTCATCAACAGCGCGCCGCTGATGTGGGACGCCGGGACGCCGGGCTCCGACGCCGGGACGGCGGCGGGTGCCAGGTCCGCGGCGGGCACGAGGTCCGCGCTCGCCGCCGAGGCCGGTCCGGTGGACCCGGTGGACGCGGTCAGCCCGCCTGCCGATGCGCGCACCGCGATCGCCGGCATGGCCGCGGGGCAGGACGAGTTGACGGTGGTGCCGGACCAGGAGTTCCTGGCCGACCCGAAGACCACGTACCCGGTGGTGATCGACCCGCCCACCGTGGCAGGGAAGCTGACCGGCTGGACCGCCCTGTGGTCCAACGAGAGCAGCTCGACCTTCTGGAACACCAGTCACGCGCTCGGCGTGGGCTACGACGCGTACGTGGACAACAAGAAGGCCCGCTCCCTCTTCCAGTTCGACACCCGCAGTGTGGCCGGCAAGAAGATCCTGCACGCCGACTTCTCCGCGTACGAGATCTGGTCGGCGAACTGCGAGAAGCGCAACATCGAGCTGTGGCGCACGGGCAGCATCTCCTCGTCCACCAAGTGGTCCTCCTCGCTGTCGTGGTCCTCGAAGGTCGACACGGTCTCCGCGGCCAAGGGCCACTCGTCCAGCTGCCCGGACGGGACGGTCGAGTTCGACGCGACGGCCGCGGTCGCGTACACGGCGAAGGCCAAGTCGACCACGACCACGCTGGGGCTGCGGGCGAGCGAGAGCGACCCGATCGCGTGGAAACAGTTCATGTCCCCCAAGGACGCGGACTCCACGACCGGCCGCAAGCCCGTCCTGTCCATCACCTACGTCTCCCCGCCGACGGCGAAGCCCTCGTCGGTGAAGATGTCGGACCCGAACGTGTCCTGCTCGGCTTCGAGCAGCCCCGCGATCATCCGCGACACCACACCCCGGCTCACCGCGACCCCGACGTCGTCGGACGGGTCGAAGGCGGTCCTGCGTCCGAACTTCGAGCTGTACGCCGGCAGCAGCACCTCGCCGACCTCGCTGAAGCCGAGCACCTGGACCGCCAGCGGCACCGCCGGCACCATGCCGACCGCCACGCTGGCCGAGAACACCACGTACCACTTCCGCGCGCGGACGGAGTACAAGTACACCTACGGCGGCACCACGGGGTACCTGTACGGGCCCTGGTCCTCCTCCTGCTACTTCAAGGTGGACTCCAAGGGACCGCCGAAGCCGACCGTCACCTCGGTGAACAACCAGTACCCCGAGTGCGCCGGTACCAGCTGCGCCAGCTCCCCGGAGACCGGGAGCGTGGGCATGACCGGCAGGTTCACCATCGGCGCCGGTGCCACGGACGTGCGTCGCTTCGTCACCCACCTCAACGGCGTCAAGGTGGAGGACAAGACCTACACCGCCGACACCGCGAGCCACACGGTGACCATCACCCCGGACAAGCGGCTCACCAACACCCTGCGCGTGCAGACCTTCGACGCGGCCGGCAACCCCGGAGAGACCCGCGACTACCTCTTCAACGTCGCCCGCGCCGCGGCGCCCGTCGGCGTATGGAAGTTCGACGAGGGAACCGGCACCGCGGCCGCCAACACGCAGGGCACGGCCCACCACCTCACCGTGACCGGGGGGAGCTGGACCGACAAGGCCCGCCTGGGCAAGGGCTTCAGGAGCACGGCCGGCGACGGCTACGCCGCGGCCGCCGGGCCGATCGTGGACACCACCGGAAACTTCGCCGTGTCCAGCTGGGTCAAGCTGAACTCCAAGACCCAGTCGACGGTCATGCAACAGCGTGGCACGAAGACCGGCGGCTTCCAGCTGTACTACTCCACCGCCTACGACCGGTGGATCTTCAACCGGTACGACAAGGACGCGACCGACGACGGCGGCGCCACCATCGTCCGCGCGATCGGCACCAAGCCTCCGGTGCTCGGCGCCTGGACCCACCTGCTGGGCGTGTACGACCGGCAGGCACAGAAGATCCGCCTGTACGTCAACGGAACGCTGAACGCGGAAACCGCCTTCACCACCCCCTGGGCCGCGAACGGCCCCTTCGAGATCGGCCGTTGGGGCACGAGCAACCAGCTGGACGCCGAAGTCGATCAGGCCGCCGTGTTCAACCGGGTCGTCTACCCCGACGAACTGCCGGGACTGACCAACCTGGAGAACCCGGACACCGGTCATCCGCAGGCCGAACTGCTCGCCCACTGGGCGCTGGACGAGAGCGCCGGAACCACCGGACTCGACAGCAGCGGCCGGGGCAACACGCTGTCCCTGCAGAGCGGGTCCACATTCACCACCACCGACGACTACGCCCACGGCAATGTGCTGAGTCTCGACGCCGACGTACTGGGCCGGGCCACCGCGCCGGTCAAGCTCGACGCGTCAGGCAGCTTCACCGTCGCCGGCTGGGTGAACCTCGAATCGCAGTCCAAGCTCGAGGACACCACCGTCGCGCACTCGCCGACCGTCTTCTCCCACCCCGGAGCGAACCGCAACGCGTTCCGTCTCTGGTACCGCCAGGAAGCCGGGGAATCCGTCGGTGACTGGAACTTCGGTGTGTACGCGACCGACGTGCTCGAGGGCCCGGCCGCGACCACCGTGTCCGACGAGGTCAATCCGCCCGGCGGCTGGATCCACGTGGCCGGAGTCTTCGACTCGGCCAACCGGTCGGCCAAGCTCTACGTCACCGGCGAGCGCCAGGGCGACGAGGAAGGCGTCCTCGTCGACGACGTCTTCCAGAGCAGCGGCCCCCTCATGATCGGTGGCGCGCGCCGCCACGACACCGGCGCCTGGGGCAACGCGCTGCCCGGTCAGCTGGACGACATGCGGGTGTACGCCGGCGTACTCAGCGAAGCGGAGATCACGCAGCTCTCCATCGCCGACGAGCCGCCCGTCGACATCGGCTGA
- a CDS encoding NUDIX domain-containing protein produces the protein MQWTNLSERNVYQNPWFRVNLADVRLPDGSHLDHFVIRQRPVAAATVVNEANEVLLLWRHRFITDSWGWELAAGVVEDGEDIVAAAAREMEEETGWRPGELRPLLTVEPSNGLTDARHHLYWSDEARWTGHPQDAFESSRREWIPLKVVPDMIARGEVPAANMAAALLMLHHLRLG, from the coding sequence GTGCAGTGGACGAACTTGAGCGAACGGAATGTGTATCAGAACCCGTGGTTCCGGGTGAACCTGGCGGACGTACGGCTCCCCGACGGCAGCCACCTCGACCACTTCGTCATCCGGCAGCGGCCCGTCGCCGCCGCCACGGTCGTCAACGAGGCGAACGAGGTGCTGCTGCTCTGGCGGCACCGCTTCATCACCGACAGCTGGGGGTGGGAGCTGGCCGCGGGCGTGGTCGAGGACGGTGAGGACATCGTGGCGGCCGCGGCGCGGGAGATGGAGGAGGAGACCGGCTGGCGTCCCGGCGAACTGCGCCCGCTGCTCACCGTGGAACCGTCGAACGGCCTCACCGACGCCCGCCACCACCTGTACTGGTCCGACGAGGCGCGCTGGACCGGGCACCCGCAGGACGCCTTCGAGTCGTCCCGCCGTGAGTGGATACCGCTCAAGGTGGTCCCGGACATGATCGCCCGTGGCGAGGTGCCCGCCGCGAACATGGCGGCCGCCCTGCTGATGCTGCACCACCTGCGTCTGGGCTGA
- a CDS encoding transcriptional regulator — translation MEPNVLLEALIEEAGVSRAGLAGHVNRAGLSRGLSLRYEHTAVARWLKGQRPRGQVPDLICEVLAGRLGRPVGLDDIGMGASAAGADASAEGATLSGFVERATALWRSDEQQRPGLATVPAVTGTSAVMPVWEWENPPEDADVSRPGPVRVSEADIAMLKAARDHYEQMYRKTGGIATRSRIVRFLDAEAAPLLRGGCSDALGRSLHRATAGLVAVAGICAYDSDAHGLAQRYFHQALRLAKSSGDRALGGYVIALLVTQSLFLGDHRRSIAFAESALRAAGDRITPALAADLHAMQAKAYAGLGDAASARACIARAEAQAGRIHTGREPDETGYVQPGLVDVQVAEALLGLGDLPAAREHAASAVRAPAHDRGRVHRLAMLSHIELLQGEADRAAVTAAEMAARARGMESQRLRDRLRGVRRRLAASGCAEAVRTTDLIDEALRVPL, via the coding sequence ATGGAGCCCAATGTCCTGCTCGAAGCCTTGATCGAGGAGGCCGGAGTCTCCCGCGCGGGCCTCGCCGGCCATGTCAACCGGGCGGGCCTGTCCCGCGGGCTGAGCCTGCGGTACGAACACACGGCGGTCGCCCGCTGGCTCAAGGGCCAGCGCCCGCGCGGACAGGTTCCCGACCTGATCTGCGAGGTGCTGGCGGGCCGGCTCGGGCGGCCCGTCGGACTCGACGACATCGGGATGGGTGCCTCCGCCGCCGGGGCGGACGCCTCCGCCGAGGGGGCCACTCTCTCCGGGTTCGTCGAGCGGGCCACCGCCCTGTGGCGCTCGGACGAACAGCAGCGCCCCGGCCTGGCCACCGTGCCCGCCGTCACGGGGACGTCGGCGGTGATGCCGGTCTGGGAGTGGGAGAACCCGCCGGAGGACGCCGACGTCTCGCGGCCGGGACCCGTCCGGGTGAGCGAGGCCGACATAGCGATGCTCAAGGCGGCCCGCGACCACTACGAGCAGATGTACCGCAAGACGGGCGGCATCGCGACCAGGTCCCGGATCGTCCGCTTCCTCGACGCGGAGGCCGCGCCGCTGCTGCGCGGCGGCTGCAGCGACGCCCTCGGCCGCAGCCTGCACCGCGCGACCGCCGGTCTGGTGGCGGTGGCGGGCATCTGCGCGTACGACTCCGACGCCCACGGGCTCGCCCAGCGCTACTTCCACCAGGCGCTGCGGCTCGCCAAGTCCAGTGGGGACCGGGCGCTCGGCGGTTATGTGATCGCCCTGCTGGTCACCCAGTCGCTGTTCCTCGGCGACCACCGCCGTTCCATCGCGTTCGCCGAATCCGCGCTGCGGGCCGCCGGCGACCGCATCACCCCGGCCCTCGCCGCCGACCTGCACGCCATGCAGGCCAAGGCGTACGCCGGGCTCGGGGACGCCGCGAGCGCCCGCGCCTGCATCGCGCGGGCCGAGGCCCAGGCGGGTCGCATCCACACCGGACGGGAGCCGGACGAGACGGGGTACGTCCAGCCGGGCCTGGTCGACGTCCAGGTGGCGGAGGCGCTGCTCGGCCTCGGAGATCTTCCCGCCGCACGTGAGCACGCGGCCTCCGCCGTGCGCGCCCCGGCGCACGATCGGGGGCGCGTGCACCGGCTCGCGATGCTCAGCCATATCGAGCTGCTCCAGGGCGAGGCCGACCGGGCGGCCGTCACCGCAGCGGAGATGGCGGCCAGAGCCCGCGGGATGGAGTCCCAGCGGCTGCGCGACCGGCTGCGGGGGGTCCGGCGACGGCTCGCCGCGAGCGGCTGCGCCGAGGCCGTACGGACCACGGATCTCATCGACGAGGCGCTCCGCGTGCCTCTGTGA
- the pheT gene encoding phenylalanine--tRNA ligase subunit beta: protein MRVPLSWLREYVDLPATETGRDVQAKLVSVGLEVETVERIGAGLKGPLVVGQVLTIEELEGFKKPIRFCTVDVGTANGTGEPQEIVCGARNFSVGDKVVVVLPGAVLPGDFAIAARKTYGKTSHGMICSTDELGMGDDGTHGIIVLPPEHEVGTDAIELLQLVDEVLDIAVTPDRGYCLSMRGVARETATAYGLPLRDPALLDVPAPNAYGYPVKISDPIGCDRFTARTVTGLQPEARSPIWMQRRLQKAGMRPISLAVDVTNYVMLELGQPLHAYDRTRVEGAIGVRRATRGEKLTTLDGTVRVLDAEDLVITDDRGPIGLAGVMGGANTEIADADGEHAPTTEVVIEAAHFDAISIARTARRHKLSSEASKRFERGVDPQAAAAAAQRTVDLLVLLAGGTAEAGVTEISSPSAPRTIAMPANHPDKVAGVEYGRETVVRRLQEVGCDVYGQDELIVTAPSWRPDLGEPNDLAEEVIRLEGYENLPSTLPTPPSGRGLTERQRLHRRIGRVLAGAGYVEALSYPFIGDAVLDQLGLEADDDRRRTVTLVNPLSDEEPALRTTLLPGLLGALRRNDGRGSHDLALFETGLVFRPTGKETAAVRLPVDRRPTDEEIAGLNAALPRQPRRAAVVLAGAREQAGWWGKGTPATWADAVEAARSIAAEAGVEVTVRADRHAPWHPGRCAALYVTVNGEETLFGHAGELHPRVIKALHLPERTCAAEVELDVLEQAVDGALQAPRISTFPVATQDVALVVAEDVPAAEVERALREGAGELLESLRLFDVFTGEQIGGGNKSLAYALRFRAADRTLTVDEASAARDSAVALAAERTGAVLRGA, encoded by the coding sequence ATGCGCGTCCCGCTTTCCTGGCTGCGGGAGTACGTCGACCTGCCGGCGACGGAGACCGGCCGTGACGTACAGGCCAAGCTCGTCTCCGTCGGGCTCGAGGTCGAGACCGTCGAACGGATCGGCGCGGGCCTGAAGGGCCCCCTGGTCGTCGGACAGGTCCTGACCATCGAGGAGCTGGAGGGGTTCAAGAAGCCCATCCGCTTCTGCACGGTCGACGTCGGCACCGCCAACGGCACCGGCGAACCGCAGGAGATCGTCTGCGGCGCCCGCAACTTCTCGGTCGGCGACAAGGTTGTCGTGGTCCTGCCGGGCGCGGTCCTGCCCGGCGACTTCGCGATCGCCGCCCGCAAGACGTACGGCAAGACCTCGCACGGCATGATCTGCTCCACCGACGAGCTCGGCATGGGCGACGACGGCACGCACGGCATCATCGTGCTGCCCCCGGAGCACGAGGTGGGCACCGACGCCATCGAGCTGCTCCAGCTCGTCGACGAGGTCCTCGACATCGCCGTCACCCCCGACCGGGGCTACTGCCTGTCGATGCGCGGGGTCGCCCGCGAGACCGCGACCGCCTACGGGCTGCCCCTGCGCGACCCGGCGCTCCTGGACGTGCCCGCGCCGAACGCGTACGGCTACCCGGTCAAGATCAGCGACCCGATCGGCTGCGACCGGTTCACCGCGCGCACCGTCACCGGCCTCCAGCCCGAGGCCCGCTCCCCGATCTGGATGCAGCGCCGTCTGCAGAAGGCCGGGATGCGACCCATCTCGCTGGCCGTCGACGTCACCAACTACGTGATGCTGGAGCTGGGCCAGCCGCTGCACGCCTACGACCGCACCCGCGTCGAGGGCGCGATCGGCGTACGCCGTGCCACGCGGGGCGAGAAGCTCACCACCCTGGACGGCACCGTGCGTGTGCTGGACGCCGAGGACCTGGTCATCACCGACGACCGCGGGCCGATCGGCCTCGCGGGCGTCATGGGCGGCGCCAACACCGAGATCGCCGACGCGGACGGCGAGCACGCCCCCACCACCGAGGTCGTCATCGAGGCCGCGCACTTCGACGCGATCTCGATCGCCCGCACCGCGCGCCGCCACAAGCTGTCCTCCGAGGCGTCCAAGCGCTTCGAGCGGGGCGTCGACCCGCAGGCCGCCGCCGCTGCCGCGCAGCGCACGGTCGATCTGCTGGTGCTGCTCGCGGGCGGCACCGCCGAGGCCGGGGTCACCGAGATCAGCTCGCCCTCCGCGCCGCGCACCATCGCGATGCCGGCGAACCACCCGGACAAGGTCGCCGGTGTGGAGTACGGCCGCGAGACCGTCGTCCGCCGCCTCCAGGAGGTCGGCTGCGACGTCTACGGGCAGGACGAGCTGATCGTCACCGCCCCGTCCTGGCGGCCCGACCTGGGCGAGCCGAACGACCTGGCCGAAGAGGTCATCCGGCTGGAGGGCTACGAGAACCTGCCCTCCACCCTGCCCACGCCTCCCTCCGGGCGTGGCCTGACCGAGCGGCAGCGGCTGCACCGCCGGATCGGCCGGGTGCTGGCCGGAGCCGGTTACGTCGAGGCACTGAGCTACCCGTTCATCGGCGACGCGGTCCTGGACCAGCTCGGCCTGGAGGCGGACGACGACCGCCGCCGTACGGTCACGCTCGTCAACCCGCTCTCCGACGAGGAGCCGGCGCTGCGCACCACGCTGCTGCCGGGCCTCCTCGGAGCGCTCCGGCGCAACGACGGCCGCGGCAGCCACGACCTGGCGCTCTTCGAGACCGGTCTCGTCTTCAGGCCGACCGGGAAGGAGACGGCCGCCGTCCGGCTGCCCGTCGACCGCCGGCCCACCGACGAGGAGATCGCCGGGCTGAACGCGGCCCTGCCGCGCCAGCCCCGCCGCGCCGCCGTCGTCCTCGCGGGCGCCCGCGAGCAGGCCGGCTGGTGGGGCAAGGGCACCCCGGCGACCTGGGCGGACGCCGTCGAGGCCGCCCGGTCCATCGCCGCGGAGGCCGGGGTGGAGGTCACCGTCCGCGCCGACCGGCACGCCCCGTGGCATCCGGGCCGCTGCGCCGCGCTGTACGTCACCGTGAACGGCGAGGAGACCCTCTTCGGACACGCGGGCGAACTGCACCCCCGCGTGATCAAGGCACTCCACCTGCCCGAGCGGACCTGCGCCGCCGAGGTCGAGCTGGACGTGCTGGAGCAGGCCGTCGACGGAGCGCTCCAGGCGCCCAGGATCTCCACCTTCCCGGTGGCGACCCAGGACGTCGCGCTCGTCGTCGCCGAGGACGTCCCGGCCGCCGAGGTGGAGCGGGCGCTGCGCGAGGGCGCGGGTGAACTCCTCGAATCGCTGCGGCTGTTCGACGTCTTCACCGGCGAGCAGATCGGCGGGGGCAACAAGTCCCTGGCGTACGCGCTGCGCTTCCGCGCCGCCGACCGCACCCTGACGGTGGACGAGGCGTCGGCCGCCCGCGACAGCGCGGTGGCCCTGGCCGCCGAGCGTACGGGCGCGGTGCTGCGCGGGGCGTAG
- the pheS gene encoding phenylalanine--tRNA ligase subunit alpha has translation MSAPNKSYDPVEVEALKPEEIERMRDEAFAAFAAAGDLDALAQAKTAHTGGTSPLSLANREIGALPPQAKAEAGKRVGQARGAVSKALAARQAELEAERDARVLVEEAVDVTLPYDRVPAGARHPLTTLMERVADVFVAMGYEIAEGPEVEAEWFNFDALNFVPDHPARQMQDTFFVQGTTSDGKATEGDESGVVLRTHTSPVQARSLLERKPPVYVVCPGRVYRTDELDATHTPVFHQIELLAIDEGLTMADLKGTLDHMVQALFGPDMKTRLRPNFFPFTEPSAEMDMVCYVCRGESVGNPDHPCRTCGSEGWIELGGCGMVNPKVLTACGVDPRKYSGFAFGFGIERMLMFRHNVDDMRDMVEGDVRFTRPFGMEI, from the coding sequence ATGTCGGCACCGAACAAGTCGTACGACCCAGTCGAGGTCGAGGCACTGAAACCGGAAGAGATCGAACGCATGCGGGACGAGGCGTTCGCCGCCTTCGCCGCCGCCGGCGACCTCGACGCGCTCGCCCAGGCGAAGACCGCGCACACCGGAGGTACCTCGCCGCTGTCCCTCGCCAACCGCGAGATCGGCGCCCTGCCCCCGCAGGCCAAGGCCGAGGCGGGCAAGCGCGTGGGCCAGGCCCGCGGCGCCGTCTCCAAGGCGCTCGCCGCCCGCCAGGCCGAACTGGAGGCCGAGCGGGACGCCCGGGTGCTCGTCGAGGAGGCCGTGGACGTCACGCTGCCCTACGACCGCGTCCCGGCCGGCGCCCGCCACCCCCTGACGACCCTCATGGAGCGCGTCGCGGACGTCTTCGTGGCCATGGGCTACGAGATCGCCGAGGGCCCCGAGGTCGAGGCGGAGTGGTTCAACTTCGACGCCCTGAACTTCGTGCCCGACCACCCGGCCCGCCAGATGCAGGACACCTTCTTCGTCCAGGGCACCACCTCCGACGGCAAGGCCACCGAGGGTGACGAGTCCGGTGTGGTGCTGCGTACGCACACCTCGCCGGTCCAGGCCCGCTCGCTCCTGGAGCGCAAGCCCCCGGTCTACGTGGTCTGCCCCGGCAGGGTCTACCGCACCGACGAGCTGGACGCCACGCACACCCCGGTCTTCCACCAGATCGAGCTGCTCGCCATCGACGAGGGCCTGACCATGGCCGACCTCAAGGGCACCCTCGACCACATGGTCCAGGCGCTCTTCGGTCCGGACATGAAGACCCGGCTGCGGCCGAACTTCTTCCCGTTCACCGAGCCGTCCGCCGAGATGGACATGGTCTGCTACGTCTGCCGCGGCGAGTCCGTCGGCAACCCGGACCATCCCTGCCGCACCTGCGGCAGCGAGGGCTGGATCGAGCTGGGCGGCTGCGGCATGGTCAACCCCAAGGTGCTCACCGCCTGCGGCGTGGACCCCCGGAAGTACAGCGGATTCGCCTTCGGGTTCGGCATCGAACGGATGCTGATGTTCCGCCACAACGTCGATGACATGCGAGACATGGTCGAGGGTGACGTCCGGTTCACCCGGCCGTTCGGGATGGAGATCTGA
- a CDS encoding ATP-binding protein, whose translation MAVGMSAPRPAHTAAPHAADGEPDGTAAGPDGLGAGLDPDDLPDGLVVADANGLVVCFNAAAARITATDRADAIGRPLESVLPLEDLKGKRWWPLTDPYGGLATRNGQPERNLLLPGVREVLVSARYVREHPTGPVRRVVVCLRGTEARRRSERSNAELIATVAHELRSPLTSVKGFTATLLAKWERFTDDQKRLMLETVDADAGRVTRLIAELLDISRIDSGRLELRRQPVDIAAAVARHVQALIAGGQAPERFRVRARGPLPELWADPDKVDQVLGNLLENAVRHGEGTVTIEITPAPAPGTSDETGTAVTVSDEGPGIPEESMSRVFTRFWRGSKRGGTGLGLYIVKGIVEAHGGAITVGRGPGGGAEFRFILPVSTPAYLA comes from the coding sequence ATGGCTGTCGGCATGAGCGCGCCGCGACCGGCGCACACCGCCGCGCCGCACGCTGCGGACGGGGAGCCGGACGGCACGGCGGCCGGTCCGGACGGCCTCGGTGCGGGCCTCGATCCGGACGACCTTCCCGACGGTCTCGTCGTCGCCGACGCGAACGGTCTCGTCGTCTGCTTCAACGCCGCCGCCGCCCGCATCACCGCCACCGACCGCGCCGACGCGATCGGCCGCCCCCTGGAGTCCGTCCTCCCGCTGGAGGACCTCAAGGGCAAGCGCTGGTGGCCGCTGACCGACCCGTACGGCGGCCTCGCCACCCGCAACGGCCAGCCCGAGCGGAACCTCCTGCTCCCCGGCGTCCGCGAGGTGCTGGTCTCCGCCCGCTACGTCCGCGAGCACCCGACCGGGCCGGTGCGCCGGGTCGTCGTGTGCCTGCGGGGGACCGAGGCCCGCCGGCGCAGCGAGCGCAGCAACGCCGAACTGATCGCCACGGTCGCCCACGAGCTCCGCTCCCCGCTCACCTCGGTGAAGGGGTTCACCGCCACCCTGCTCGCCAAGTGGGAGAGGTTCACCGACGACCAGAAGCGGCTGATGCTGGAGACCGTCGACGCGGACGCGGGCCGGGTCACCCGGCTCATCGCCGAGCTGCTCGACATCTCCCGGATCGACTCCGGCCGGCTGGAGCTGCGCCGCCAGCCCGTCGACATCGCCGCCGCCGTCGCCCGCCACGTCCAGGCCCTCATCGCGGGCGGTCAGGCCCCCGAACGCTTCCGGGTCCGGGCCCGCGGACCGCTGCCCGAGCTGTGGGCCGACCCCGACAAGGTCGACCAGGTCCTCGGGAACCTCCTGGAAAACGCGGTGCGCCACGGCGAGGGAACCGTCACCATCGAGATCACCCCGGCACCCGCGCCGGGGACGAGCGACGAGACGGGAACGGCGGTCACCGTGAGCGACGAGGGTCCCGGCATCCCCGAGGAGTCGATGAGCCGCGTCTTCACCCGCTTCTGGCGGGGCAGCAAGCGCGGCGGCACCGGCCTGGGCCTCTACATCGTCAAGGGCATCGTCGAGGCCCACGGCGGCGCCATCACCGTCGGCCGGGGGCCCGGCGGCGGAGCCGAGTTCCGATTTATCCTGCCCGTGAGCACGCCCGCCTACCTGGCGTGA